The Gigantopelta aegis isolate Gae_Host chromosome 3, Gae_host_genome, whole genome shotgun sequence genome segment ATTGTCACAAAATGTACTTACTTTACTCAGAACGTCTTCTGCTGAAGGTGTTGTTGTGGAGGACATCTTTGAGGAACGCTTGGAAGAAGAAACCTTTGAGGATTTGGACGCCTTGGACACTTCACTAGCGGACCCAGGATCTAAATCTCCATCCTCCTCTTCTGTGGAACCATGATCTTGAGATACATCAGATGGAGCAGCACTGGGCAGGTTCTCCGACAGTTAACCCCCTTTCTTTCTCTTGCCTTCTGCAACTCTCCTCATGTAATTCTGGATGTAACCGAAGTTGTCTAGGACCCACTTGTCACGGTCAGTGAGGGGCTGCGCTCCAGAGCCAGAGGGCTGCTTCTTGGTGATTTTCCCTGCTCTGTCTCGTATCGATTTCAACCAGATGGTCAACTGTTCTGCAGATATTCCGAACTGTTGagctttttctttcattattctCTGCCTCTTCTCCTTGTTTTTATAATCAGCCATCCTGAAGTTGTATAAGAATTCATTTTCTTTATACCAGTCAGCCAATGCTTGTTCTTGTTCTGGCTGCAAGGTCAATGGAACAGGTCTCGTTTTTTTCATTGCTGGGGTTGTTGCAGCTTCGTCTTTTGTTTGTACTTCTATGTCAACTGTCTCATGTGTTTGTTGTTCTTCGTCGGATTCTACCGTAGCACGATCATGTTGTGGAGAAGGTGCAACAGGAGGAGTGACAGACCTATGTCTTTTCTGTTTGCCCTTTCCTCGTCCCTTGGGTGGCATGGTTATCAGATGATGGACAGTACAGTCTTGTAATAGGTTTTCTCAAGACAGTCGCTTTTCGTGGAATGAGGAGCTTTGGCATGGGCTGCTTTATATATTTCTCCAGAACCGCTGCAGATCGTGAGAAGAACGTAATTAAACGTATTAGCCGTGTGGATAACATAATAACCGTAGTTACCATCAAGAAACCGCATGCAAACCGCCAATGCATTAAAGGGAACCGTATAGCGGTTGTCTCGCGGAAGGTTAACGGTTTGCTTGCGGGCAGTACGGTGCATTCACGGTTCGCGCGGATTTCTTACGTTTTAGAGCTTTCCGCAGCATTTCGGCGgaaaaattaaacatgtttaattttttcgGCGGTGCCCGCGGACACTGACGGAAACATGCGAATCACCCCGCGGTGTCTTCGAGGTTCCCTGCGGTTTGAACGTCAAACCGCGGTCTGAACCGCATAAGTGGGAAAGGGGTATAAGTCACTGTAGGAGTAGACACTCACGGTGAACCACGGATGGGTGTACGGTGGTCCTACGGCGAGGCACGGTGGTACCAAGGTTACACTATGATGGCACTACGATATGCATTCACCGGCGGCGAGCTAAGGTGAGCCACAGAAGTTTTAAACAACTTAAAACAACCGTGGCAATATACGGTTCGTCGCGGATCACTACGGTTATCCACGGTTCACCCCGATTTCAAGCACAGTAGCCATACACCGGGACAGGGTGACTGACGCTTAAAggaacaggtttttttttaaaaacattttgagctGCTAGagaaattatataatatgttttgaaTAATATATGGTTATGAATTAAACCTCAGTCTCACATGCACGAATTATATCCCGAATGGGCCCGATTTAAGAATTCTTGGTGATTCTTGGA includes the following:
- the LOC121368683 gene encoding uncharacterized protein LOC121368683, with the translated sequence MPPKGRGKGKQKRHRSVTPPVAPSPQHDRATVESDEEQQTHETVDIEVQTKDEAATTPAMKKTRPVPLTLQPEQEQALADWYKENEFLYNFRMADYKNKEKRQRIMKEKAQQFGISAEQLTIWLKSIRDRAGKITKKQPSGSGAQPLTDRDKWVLDNFGYIQNYMRRVAEGKRKKGG